A genome region from Sphingomonas sp. BGYR3 includes the following:
- a CDS encoding GMC family oxidoreductase N-terminal domain-containing protein, protein MDEADIVVVGGGSGGCAATGRLSEDPALTVCLLEAGGRADGWRTRMPGMMPFQKRTVNWRFETVPQPGLDGRCGYQPRGRGLGGSSAINAMLYVRGHPWDYDHWASLGCTGWGWDDVLPWFRRAEGNARGADAWHGADGPLRVSDQSHAHPACEGFIRAAERMQIPRNDDFNGARQDGAGLYQVTQHGGERWSAARAYLDPARGRASVSVQTETLAERILFQDGRAVGVRYRQGGRVHTVRARRGVVLAGGVFGTPQLLMLSGIGPADHLAGHGIPVLIDRAQVGGNLQDHLDYTACFSTPGTGFLGRSLIGSVKGLRDMARWFVARTGPMTTPYAEAGAFFRTDPALPAPDIQLHFLIAIVEDHGRTAVPGHGFSCHACVLRPESRGTVRLQSGDPATPPLIDPAFLSDGRDLDRLIAGVRTMYRMLDAPEVRAWGGVDRHPVDLEDGAALAAMIRARADTIYHPVGTARMGSDADAVCDPGLAVRGMDGLWIADASIMPTLIGGNTNAPSVMIGERCASFVADHLRRAR, encoded by the coding sequence ATGGACGAAGCCGATATCGTCGTCGTCGGGGGCGGATCCGGGGGCTGTGCCGCCACAGGCCGCCTGAGCGAGGATCCGGCGCTGACCGTCTGTCTGCTGGAGGCGGGCGGCCGTGCCGATGGCTGGCGCACGCGGATGCCCGGCATGATGCCGTTTCAGAAGCGGACGGTGAACTGGCGGTTCGAAACCGTGCCTCAGCCGGGGCTGGATGGCCGGTGCGGCTATCAGCCGCGGGGGCGGGGGCTGGGCGGGTCCAGCGCGATCAACGCCATGCTCTATGTCCGGGGTCATCCCTGGGATTATGACCATTGGGCCTCGCTTGGCTGTACCGGCTGGGGCTGGGACGATGTGCTCCCCTGGTTTCGCCGGGCAGAGGGCAATGCCCGCGGCGCCGATGCCTGGCACGGGGCCGACGGCCCGCTGCGGGTCAGCGACCAAAGCCATGCCCATCCGGCGTGCGAAGGCTTTATCCGCGCCGCCGAACGGATGCAGATCCCCCGCAACGATGATTTCAACGGCGCGCGACAGGATGGCGCCGGGCTGTATCAGGTGACGCAGCATGGCGGCGAACGCTGGAGCGCGGCGCGCGCCTATCTCGATCCCGCTCGGGGCCGGGCCAGCGTCTCGGTGCAGACGGAGACGCTGGCCGAACGCATCCTGTTTCAGGACGGACGCGCCGTCGGCGTCCGCTATCGGCAGGGTGGGCGGGTGCACACGGTCCGTGCGCGACGCGGCGTCGTGCTGGCCGGGGGCGTGTTCGGTACGCCGCAGCTGCTGATGCTGTCCGGCATCGGGCCGGCGGACCATCTGGCCGGGCACGGCATCCCCGTGCTGATCGACCGCGCGCAGGTTGGCGGCAATCTGCAGGACCATCTTGATTACACCGCCTGTTTTTCCACCCCCGGCACCGGGTTTCTGGGGCGGTCGCTGATCGGGTCGGTCAAGGGGCTGCGCGACATGGCCCGCTGGTTCGTCGCCCGCACCGGCCCTATGACGACCCCCTATGCCGAGGCGGGGGCGTTTTTCCGCACGGATCCGGCGTTGCCCGCGCCGGATATCCAGCTGCATTTCCTGATCGCGATCGTCGAGGATCATGGCCGGACCGCAGTGCCGGGCCATGGGTTCAGCTGTCATGCCTGTGTCCTGCGCCCCGAAAGCCGGGGGACGGTGCGGCTGCAATCGGGCGATCCGGCCACCCCGCCGCTGATCGACCCGGCCTTTCTGTCCGACGGGCGCGATCTCGATCGCCTGATCGCCGGGGTCCGCACCATGTACCGGATGCTGGATGCGCCGGAGGTGCGCGCCTGGGGCGGTGTGGATCGCCATCCGGTGGACCTTGAGGATGGCGCGGCGCTGGCCGCGATGATCCGGGCGCGGGCCGATACCATCTATCATCCTGTCGGCACCGCGCGCATGGGATCGGATGCCGACGCGGTCTGCGATCCTGGCCTCGCGGTGCGCGGCATGGACGGGCTGTGGATTGCCGATGCGTCGATCATGCCGACGCTGATCGGGGGCAACACCAATGCGCCCAGCGTGATGATCGGCGAGCGGTGCGCATCCTTTGTCGCGGACCATCTGCGCCGCGCCCGTTAA
- a CDS encoding autotransporter outer membrane beta-barrel domain-containing protein, with protein MRLLLASASVAAIAVVFATGEAQAQRQITTAITTPVTTGSAADNGAPADITITSAGSIRPTTSGAAVTVNSDNDVTNQGTIGYNNVNNADGILITTGGTGTITNSGAITLLEDYTPTDTDTDGDIDGAFAQGQNRFGIRTTGAFVGSIVNSGTITVEGNDSGGIRLAGPMTGSLNSSGTINVLGDRTIGIRTDDVSGNVTVRGAVTAQGRDAVGVAIDGDVGGALVFQGTVNATGYRSINRPAIVTTLDADDLLIGGPAIRIAGNVAGGVLFDVPPVESNANSTDDDNDGIADAQEGTAAIASYGSAPALAVGSADNIVIGGVAGDTDSHGIVVRGSILAAGVYDNVDAVAIRIGGQGGTVDLTGGIRLAGTVSATGTRDATAVQLASGALVDRVTISNQLGVQVGGTGTARGVLIEQGAVVPVLANSGAIGVAAGDKGNAIAIQDQSGTLALVTNTGRIAVGATTGTLTNGTAIDLAANTGGATIRQQASTANASPAILGNIRMGSGADLLDVQAGSVIGNVDFGGGADRLVIANNAILIGSLTNAAGLNANLAGRLEFGSGSAASIGSLSVASTGVLGITIDETSTNASRLNVAGNASFAQGATLAVNLRSVSTAQGSYSILDAGTLTGGQNLALGTAGLPFLFDGTLVVDNANAAITLNVDRKTAGELGFNRSLSSAYDAVFAVIDRDDDIRDVFLAAPDAETVRERFGSFLPEHTGGVFQNVTLATRTAARSLETVPTDAIASRGTGVFFNTMVWGTSKDEGDTQAYRVNGWGVQGGGELSLGDAGRIGASLALYLGLNETRGNFNSVETSQYEAAVHWRRKAGALTTFARGAYSLIGFQSQRRFDVVSESVNFSRVATADYGGGLISGIAGATYEARLSDRFRVRPRVAVDYFRLTENGFTEEGGGNAFNLIVDKRVSDEAAVEGTVTIGYELGSLDNAGTPVRAEVEGGYRKIVGGSVDNTTARFTDGQPFTLEPQRRVDGWVGRGRMLGGSEGFQFGAEGSAEDQAGALNLGLRLGVQIGW; from the coding sequence ATGCGTTTGTTGCTCGCCTCGGCCAGTGTGGCCGCAATCGCCGTGGTCTTTGCCACTGGCGAGGCTCAGGCCCAGCGCCAGATCACGACCGCCATCACCACACCGGTGACGACGGGCTCTGCGGCCGACAATGGCGCCCCCGCCGACATTACCATCACCAGCGCGGGCAGCATCCGGCCGACGACCAGCGGCGCCGCCGTCACGGTGAACAGCGACAATGACGTCACCAATCAGGGGACGATCGGGTACAACAACGTCAACAATGCCGACGGCATCCTGATCACGACGGGCGGCACCGGGACGATCACCAATTCCGGCGCGATCACGCTGCTGGAGGATTATACGCCGACCGACACCGACACCGACGGCGATATCGACGGCGCCTTTGCCCAGGGGCAGAACCGGTTCGGCATCCGCACGACGGGCGCGTTCGTCGGCTCCATCGTCAACAGCGGCACGATCACGGTCGAGGGCAATGATTCGGGCGGCATCCGCCTGGCCGGCCCGATGACGGGTTCGCTGAACAGCAGCGGCACGATCAATGTGCTGGGCGATCGCACCATCGGCATCCGCACGGATGACGTGTCCGGCAATGTCACCGTGCGCGGCGCCGTGACGGCACAGGGGCGCGATGCCGTGGGCGTTGCGATCGACGGCGATGTCGGCGGCGCGCTGGTGTTTCAAGGGACGGTCAACGCCACCGGATACCGGTCGATCAATCGCCCCGCGATTGTCACCACGCTGGATGCCGACGACCTACTCATCGGCGGCCCGGCCATCCGCATTGCGGGCAATGTTGCGGGCGGCGTCCTGTTCGACGTCCCGCCGGTGGAAAGCAACGCCAACAGCACTGACGACGACAATGACGGCATCGCCGATGCTCAGGAAGGGACGGCGGCCATCGCCTCCTATGGCTCTGCCCCGGCGCTGGCTGTCGGTTCTGCCGACAATATCGTGATCGGCGGGGTGGCGGGCGATACCGACTCACATGGCATCGTCGTGCGCGGCTCGATCCTGGCCGCCGGTGTCTATGACAATGTCGATGCGGTCGCGATCCGGATCGGCGGTCAGGGCGGGACGGTCGACCTGACCGGCGGCATTCGTCTGGCTGGCACCGTATCGGCCACCGGCACGCGCGATGCGACGGCGGTGCAGCTTGCCTCTGGCGCGCTGGTCGACCGGGTGACGATTTCGAACCAGCTGGGCGTACAGGTGGGCGGCACCGGCACGGCGCGCGGCGTCCTGATCGAACAGGGCGCGGTGGTGCCGGTGCTGGCCAACAGCGGCGCGATCGGGGTTGCCGCCGGCGACAAGGGCAATGCCATCGCCATTCAGGATCAGTCCGGCACGCTGGCACTGGTCACCAATACCGGCCGTATCGCCGTCGGCGCGACCACCGGCACGCTGACCAACGGCACGGCCATCGATCTGGCGGCGAACACCGGCGGCGCGACGATCCGGCAACAGGCCAGCACGGCCAATGCCTCGCCCGCGATCCTGGGCAATATCCGCATGGGCAGCGGTGCCGACCTGCTGGATGTGCAGGCGGGTTCGGTCATCGGTAATGTCGATTTCGGCGGCGGAGCGGACCGACTGGTGATCGCCAACAACGCGATCCTGATCGGCAGCCTGACCAACGCCGCCGGATTGAACGCCAATCTTGCCGGGCGGCTGGAATTTGGCAGCGGTTCGGCGGCGTCCATCGGATCGCTGTCGGTCGCATCGACCGGCGTGCTGGGCATCACCATCGACGAAACCAGCACCAATGCCTCGCGCCTGAATGTCGCGGGCAACGCATCCTTTGCGCAGGGCGCGACGCTGGCCGTCAATCTGCGCAGCGTGTCGACGGCGCAGGGCAGCTATTCGATCCTCGATGCCGGCACGCTGACCGGCGGGCAGAATCTGGCACTCGGCACGGCCGGCTTGCCGTTCCTGTTCGACGGCACGCTGGTTGTCGACAATGCCAATGCCGCCATCACGCTGAACGTCGATCGCAAGACGGCGGGCGAGCTTGGTTTCAACCGCTCGCTCAGCAGCGCCTATGACGCCGTGTTCGCGGTGATCGACCGGGATGACGATATCCGCGACGTGTTCCTGGCCGCACCCGATGCGGAAACGGTGCGCGAACGGTTCGGCAGCTTTCTGCCCGAACATACCGGCGGCGTGTTCCAGAACGTCACGCTGGCCACGCGCACGGCCGCGCGCTCGCTGGAAACCGTGCCGACCGATGCCATCGCGTCGCGCGGGACGGGGGTGTTCTTCAACACCATGGTCTGGGGCACTAGCAAGGATGAAGGCGATACCCAGGCGTATCGCGTCAACGGATGGGGCGTGCAGGGCGGCGGCGAATTGTCGCTGGGTGATGCCGGCCGCATCGGCGCCTCGCTTGCCCTGTATCTGGGCCTCAACGAAACGCGCGGCAATTTCAACTCGGTTGAAACCAGCCAGTATGAAGCTGCCGTCCACTGGCGTCGCAAGGCGGGCGCCCTGACCACCTTTGCACGCGGCGCCTATTCGCTGATCGGGTTTCAAAGCCAGCGCCGGTTCGACGTCGTTTCCGAAAGCGTCAATTTCAGCCGGGTCGCCACTGCCGATTATGGTGGCGGCCTGATTTCCGGCATTGCCGGCGCGACCTATGAAGCGCGGCTGAGCGACCGGTTCCGCGTGCGCCCGCGCGTGGCGGTCGATTATTTCCGCCTGACCGAAAACGGCTTTACCGAAGAAGGCGGCGGCAACGCATTCAACCTGATTGTCGACAAGCGCGTCAGCGACGAAGCGGCGGTCGAAGGTACGGTTACGATCGGCTATGAGCTGGGCAGCCTGGACAATGCCGGCACGCCGGTGCGGGCCGAGGTCGAGGGCGGCTATCGCAAGATCGTCGGCGGATCGGTGGACAACACCACCGCCCGCTTCACCGATGGCCAGCCCTTTACGCTGGAGCCGCAGCGCCGCGTTGACGGCTGGGTCGGCCGTGGCCGCATGCTCGGCGGGTCCGAAGGGTTCCAGTTTGGGGCCGAAGGCAGTGCAGAGGATCAGGCCGGTGCGCTGAACCTTGGCCTGCGCCTGGGCGTCCAGATCGGCTGGTAA
- a CDS encoding ABC transporter ATP-binding protein — MTDAAIRIDSLAKTYKGGKRALDGVTFDVPRGQIFGLLGPNGAGKSTLINILAGLVNKTGGTAEIWGFDIDRQPRNAKASIGIVNQEIIFDPFFTPAETLEIQAGLFGVARGERRTMELLRAMGLEDKANAYSRTLSGGMKRRLMVAKAMVHSPPVLVLDEPTAGVDIQLRQQLWEYVRGLNARGVTIVLTTHYLEEAEQLCDRIAIINHGRLIANEPTRALVGMAQEKLVEVTVDRDLATLPQAPCFQKVEQKGDRILDITYRKDQANAGDVLGAVQAAGYGIVDVSTREADLEDVFLNLTAAA, encoded by the coding sequence ATGACCGACGCCGCGATCCGCATCGACAGCCTGGCCAAGACGTACAAGGGCGGCAAGCGCGCGCTTGACGGCGTGACGTTCGACGTCCCGCGGGGCCAGATATTCGGCCTGCTGGGGCCGAACGGCGCCGGCAAATCCACGCTGATCAACATTCTGGCGGGTCTGGTGAACAAGACCGGCGGCACGGCCGAAATCTGGGGTTTCGACATCGACCGGCAACCGCGCAATGCCAAGGCGTCGATCGGCATCGTGAATCAGGAGATCATTTTCGACCCCTTTTTCACGCCTGCCGAGACGCTGGAGATCCAGGCCGGCCTGTTCGGCGTGGCCCGGGGCGAGCGGCGGACGATGGAGCTGCTGCGCGCCATGGGGCTGGAGGACAAGGCCAACGCCTATTCCCGCACCCTGTCGGGCGGCATGAAGCGGCGATTGATGGTGGCCAAGGCAATGGTGCATTCGCCGCCCGTACTGGTGCTGGACGAACCGACGGCGGGCGTGGACATTCAGCTGCGCCAGCAATTGTGGGAGTATGTGCGCGGCCTCAATGCGCGCGGCGTCACCATCGTGCTGACAACGCATTATCTGGAGGAGGCGGAGCAGCTGTGCGACCGCATCGCCATCATCAATCACGGCCGGCTGATCGCCAATGAACCGACCCGCGCGCTGGTCGGCATGGCTCAGGAAAAGCTGGTCGAGGTGACGGTGGACCGCGATCTGGCCACTCTGCCCCAGGCGCCGTGTTTCCAGAAGGTCGAGCAAAAGGGCGACCGCATCCTCGACATCACCTATCGCAAGGATCAGGCGAATGCCGGCGACGTGCTGGGCGCAGTGCAGGCAGCGGGATACGGCATCGTCGATGTCAGCACGCGTGAGGCGGATCTGGAGGACGTGTTCCTGAACCTGACGGCCGCGGCCTGA
- a CDS encoding sterol desaturase family protein has protein sequence MERLPDPVTLAIPGFVLLVLAEMLVARMRDRGRYCPRDTLTSLMLGLGSTVASALAAGTVFAIAVWVHQFRMFDIGWQWYWFVAAFVLDDLAYYAFHRSAHRVRWFWASHVIHHSSQHYNLSTALRQSWTGFFSLAFLFRLPLFLIGFPPAMVFFCAGLNLIYQFWIHTEMIERMPRWFEAVMNTPSHHRVHHATNPRYLDTNYAGVFIVWDRMFGTFTPERDDDRPRYGIVHDLGRFDILWAAFHEWIAIARDLIRAPGWADRWRYIAREPGWTHDATRETSGQIRARWLAAQVGPDATERDRPWTKPISSSSGADPGAVPPQAA, from the coding sequence ATGGAGAGGCTGCCTGATCCCGTCACGCTTGCGATCCCTGGGTTCGTCCTGCTGGTGCTGGCCGAAATGCTGGTCGCCCGGATGCGGGACCGGGGGCGATATTGCCCGCGCGATACGCTGACCTCGCTGATGCTCGGGCTGGGCAGCACGGTCGCATCCGCCCTGGCGGCGGGCACGGTGTTCGCCATCGCGGTCTGGGTGCATCAGTTCCGGATGTTTGACATTGGCTGGCAGTGGTACTGGTTTGTCGCGGCGTTCGTGCTGGACGACCTTGCCTATTATGCCTTTCACCGCAGCGCCCACCGCGTCCGCTGGTTCTGGGCCAGCCATGTGATCCATCACAGCAGCCAGCATTACAATCTGTCGACCGCGCTGCGTCAGAGCTGGACCGGTTTTTTCAGCCTGGCGTTCCTGTTCCGGCTGCCGCTGTTCCTGATCGGTTTTCCCCCCGCCATGGTGTTCTTCTGCGCCGGGCTGAACCTGATCTATCAGTTCTGGATTCATACGGAGATGATCGAGCGGATGCCGCGCTGGTTCGAAGCGGTGATGAACACGCCATCGCATCACCGCGTGCATCATGCGACCAATCCCCGCTATCTCGACACCAACTATGCCGGCGTGTTCATCGTGTGGGACCGGATGTTCGGCACGTTCACGCCCGAACGCGATGACGATCGCCCGCGCTATGGCATCGTCCACGATCTGGGGCGGTTCGACATTTTGTGGGCGGCGTTTCACGAATGGATCGCCATTGCCCGCGATCTGATCCGCGCGCCCGGCTGGGCCGACCGCTGGCGCTATATCGCGCGCGAACCCGGCTGGACGCATGACGCCACTCGCGAGACAAGCGGACAAATCCGTGCCCGCTGGCTGGCCGCGCAAGTCGGGCCCGATGCAACAGAAAGGGATCGCCCATGGACGAAGCCGATATCGTCGTCGTCGGGGGCGGATCCGGGGGCTGTGCCGCCACAGGCCGCCTGA
- a CDS encoding DUF2007 domain-containing protein, with the protein MALAELGRFDRMEAHLIVGMLESHGIGAVAFDGDSSIADGSFLLIPVRVMVDDDDLDAARALMTDAV; encoded by the coding sequence ATGGCGCTGGCTGAACTTGGCCGATTTGACCGGATGGAGGCGCATCTGATCGTCGGCATGCTGGAATCGCATGGCATCGGCGCGGTGGCGTTTGACGGGGATTCCAGCATTGCCGATGGCAGCTTCCTGCTGATCCCCGTGCGCGTCATGGTGGACGATGACGATCTGGATGCCGCACGCGCGCTGATGACCGACGCTGTCTGA
- a CDS encoding P-II family nitrogen regulator, with amino-acid sequence MKLVIAIIKPFKLDEVREALTELGVTGMTVTEVKGFGRQKGQTEIYRGAEYSTNMVPKLKVEVACASDLAGRVVEAVQAAANTGAIGDGKIFVLDLGQAVRIRTGETDETAL; translated from the coding sequence ATGAAACTAGTCATCGCCATCATCAAGCCGTTCAAGCTTGATGAAGTCCGCGAAGCCCTGACCGAACTGGGGGTGACGGGCATGACCGTTACCGAGGTCAAGGGATTCGGTCGGCAAAAGGGCCAGACCGAAATCTATCGCGGCGCCGAATACAGCACGAACATGGTGCCCAAGCTGAAGGTCGAGGTTGCGTGCGCATCCGACCTGGCGGGCCGCGTCGTCGAGGCGGTTCAGGCCGCGGCCAACACCGGCGCCATCGGCGATGGCAAGATCTTCGTTCTCGACCTGGGTCAGGCCGTGCGGATCCGCACCGGCGAGACCGACGAGACCGCGCTGTGA
- a CDS encoding TIGR01244 family sulfur transferase: protein MPTIRRINDRISVAPQIDAADIAALKQAGFVAIVNNRPDDEETGQPAGDAIRAAAEAAGMAYTAIPVTHAGFSLPQVEAMAGALAAADGPVLAYCRSGTRSCNLWALAEARGGGDADAIIDAGAGAGYDLSAIRPLLDQLSHQG, encoded by the coding sequence ATGCCGACCATCCGCCGCATCAATGACCGGATCAGCGTGGCGCCGCAGATCGACGCCGCCGATATCGCTGCCCTGAAACAGGCGGGATTTGTCGCCATCGTGAATAACCGCCCCGATGACGAGGAAACCGGCCAGCCCGCCGGAGACGCCATCCGGGCGGCGGCAGAGGCGGCGGGCATGGCCTATACCGCCATTCCGGTCACGCATGCCGGATTTTCCCTGCCGCAGGTGGAGGCGATGGCCGGCGCGCTGGCGGCGGCCGACGGCCCGGTGCTCGCCTATTGCCGGTCGGGCACGCGCAGCTGCAACCTGTGGGCACTGGCCGAAGCGCGCGGCGGAGGCGATGCCGATGCGATCATCGATGCAGGCGCAGGCGCGGGCTATGACCTGTCCGCCATCCGCCCGCTGCTGGATCAGCTGTCGCATCAGGGATGA
- the tldD gene encoding metalloprotease TldD, protein MTIAAADPRSFLYGHGLEPDEARSLTERLLARAEDGELYLQYRKTEAFGFDDGRLKTASYNTDAGFGLRAVSGEQTAFAHASEISAAAIARAGDTLALIDPATGPKAAAPRGNNRHLYTDADPIDLVPFDVKVNLCQTIDAAARARDPRVVQVSVSLTGAWSVVEIVRPDGFVATDIRPLTRLNVSIVVEQNGRRESGSFGIGGRELYDRLIAPETWNRAIDEALAQALVNLEAVDAPAGEMTVLLGPGWPGVLLHEAVGHGLEGDFNRKGTSAFSGRIGTRVAAPGVTVVDDGSIGGRRGSLSIDDEGTPTQENILIEDGILRGYIQDRMNARLMGVAPTGNGRRESFAHSPMPRMTNTFMRGGKDDPAELLSRVKRGIFAKSFGGGQVDIVSGKFVFSCTEAYRIEDGRLGAPIKGATLIGDGPSCLTKVRGIGNDFALDEGIGMCGKGGQSVPAGVGQPTLLIEGLTVGGTAV, encoded by the coding sequence ATGACGATTGCCGCTGCCGATCCCCGCTCGTTTCTGTATGGCCATGGGCTGGAGCCCGACGAGGCACGATCGCTGACCGAGCGCCTGCTGGCCAGGGCAGAGGATGGCGAGCTGTACCTGCAATATCGAAAGACCGAGGCGTTCGGATTCGATGACGGGCGGCTGAAAACGGCCAGCTACAACACCGATGCCGGGTTCGGCCTGCGCGCCGTGTCGGGTGAACAGACCGCATTCGCCCATGCCAGCGAAATCAGCGCCGCCGCCATCGCCCGTGCCGGCGATACGCTGGCCCTGATCGATCCGGCCACGGGGCCAAAGGCGGCGGCCCCGCGCGGCAACAACCGGCACCTCTATACCGATGCCGACCCGATCGACCTTGTCCCCTTCGATGTGAAGGTGAACCTGTGCCAGACGATCGATGCGGCCGCCCGCGCGCGCGACCCGCGCGTGGTGCAGGTGTCGGTATCGCTGACCGGCGCGTGGAGCGTGGTCGAGATCGTCCGGCCGGACGGGTTTGTCGCCACCGATATCCGGCCACTGACCCGGCTGAATGTCAGCATCGTCGTCGAGCAGAACGGTCGTCGCGAATCCGGCAGTTTCGGCATTGGCGGGCGCGAGCTGTACGACCGGCTGATCGCGCCGGAAACGTGGAACCGCGCGATTGACGAGGCGCTGGCCCAGGCGCTGGTCAATCTGGAGGCCGTGGATGCGCCTGCGGGTGAGATGACCGTGCTGCTTGGCCCCGGCTGGCCCGGCGTCCTGCTGCACGAGGCGGTCGGCCACGGGCTGGAGGGCGATTTCAACCGCAAGGGCACGAGCGCCTTTTCGGGCCGCATCGGCACCCGCGTCGCCGCACCGGGCGTCACCGTGGTCGATGACGGATCGATCGGCGGGCGGCGCGGGTCGCTGTCCATCGATGACGAAGGCACGCCGACGCAGGAAAATATCCTGATCGAGGACGGCATCCTGCGCGGCTATATTCAGGACCGGATGAACGCCCGCCTGATGGGCGTCGCGCCCACCGGCAACGGCCGGCGCGAAAGTTTCGCCCATTCGCCCATGCCGCGCATGACCAACACCTTCATGCGGGGCGGCAAGGACGATCCGGCGGAACTGCTGTCGCGGGTCAAACGCGGCATTTTCGCCAAATCCTTCGGTGGCGGACAGGTGGATATCGTGTCCGGCAAATTCGTGTTCAGCTGTACCGAGGCGTACCGGATCGAGGACGGCCGGCTCGGCGCGCCGATCAAGGGCGCAACGCTGATCGGCGATGGCCCCAGCTGCCTGACCAAGGTGCGCGGTATCGGCAATGACTTCGCCCTGGACGAAGGGATCGGCATGTGCGGCAAGGGCGGACAGAGCGTGCCCGCCGGCGTCGGTCAGCCGACCCTGCTGATCGAGGGGCTGACGGTGGGCGGAACCGCTGTCTGA
- a CDS encoding ammonium transporter, which yields MKHMFKLAATAGLGLFAALPAMAAPAPFTPTGEMVNKGDVAWMLISSALVLMMSVPALALFYGGLVRAKNMLSVLMQVLTIVCVAALVWFAWGYSMAFTSGGDLNKFVGGFSKMFLAGVDPTTLAATFSNGVYLPEYVFVIFQMTFACITPALIVGAFAERVKFTPLIIFTVLWLTLAYFPIAHMVWYWAGPDFLHAAPDDSGLLWGWGALDFAGGTVVHINAGVAGLIGCIVIGPRIGYKSEPMPPHSLVMTMIGASLLWIGWFGFNAGSGLEANAFGALAFINTFTATAAAGATWAIIEQIVHKKPSLLGGASGVVAGLVAITPAAGFAHPGTAILLGAVASLVCFFFVTTVKNKLNYDDSLDVFGIHAVGGIIGAIGTGIVANPDFGGQGWIDYTAPVAKAGAYDMATQIMTQIWAVGTTIVWTGVVSTVLFLALKYTIGLRPTAEVEHDGLDISEHGERAYNL from the coding sequence ATGAAGCACATGTTCAAGCTGGCCGCGACGGCCGGCCTGGGGCTGTTCGCAGCCCTGCCCGCCATGGCGGCCCCTGCGCCGTTCACGCCGACGGGGGAAATGGTCAACAAGGGCGATGTCGCCTGGATGCTGATTTCGTCTGCACTGGTTTTGATGATGTCGGTGCCCGCGCTGGCGCTGTTCTATGGCGGCCTGGTGCGTGCCAAGAACATGCTGTCGGTGCTGATGCAGGTGCTGACGATCGTCTGCGTCGCGGCGCTGGTCTGGTTCGCCTGGGGCTATTCCATGGCATTCACCAGCGGCGGCGACCTCAACAAATTTGTCGGCGGCTTTTCCAAGATGTTCCTGGCGGGCGTCGATCCGACCACGCTGGCGGCAACGTTTTCCAACGGCGTCTACCTGCCCGAATATGTGTTTGTCATTTTCCAAATGACGTTCGCCTGCATCACGCCCGCGCTGATCGTCGGCGCGTTTGCCGAGCGCGTGAAGTTCACGCCGCTGATCATCTTTACCGTGCTGTGGCTGACGCTCGCCTATTTCCCGATCGCGCACATGGTGTGGTACTGGGCTGGCCCGGACTTCCTGCACGCCGCGCCCGATGACAGCGGCCTCCTGTGGGGCTGGGGCGCGCTGGACTTTGCCGGCGGTACCGTGGTCCACATCAATGCAGGTGTCGCCGGTCTGATCGGCTGCATCGTGATCGGCCCGCGCATCGGCTACAAGAGCGAGCCCATGCCGCCGCACAGCCTGGTGATGACCATGATCGGCGCCTCGCTGCTCTGGATCGGCTGGTTCGGGTTCAACGCGGGCTCTGGCCTGGAAGCCAATGCGTTCGGCGCGCTGGCCTTCATCAACACCTTCACCGCAACCGCCGCTGCCGGTGCGACCTGGGCGATCATCGAACAGATCGTTCACAAGAAGCCGTCGCTGCTGGGCGGGGCGTCGGGCGTCGTCGCCGGTCTGGTGGCGATCACCCCGGCCGCCGGCTTTGCCCATCCGGGTACGGCGATCCTGCTGGGCGCGGTTGCCTCGCTCGTCTGCTTCTTCTTCGTCACCACGGTGAAGAACAAGCTGAACTATGACGACTCGCTGGACGTGTTCGGCATCCACGCCGTGGGCGGCATCATCGGCGCCATCGGCACCGGCATCGTCGCCAACCCGGACTTCGGTGGTCAGGGCTGGATCGATTACACCGCACCGGTCGCCAAGGCAGGCGCCTATGACATGGCAACGCAGATCATGACCCAGATCTGGGCCGTCGGCACCACCATCGTATGGACCGGCGTGGTCAGCACCGTGCTCTTCCTGGCGCTGAAATACACCATCGGCCTGCGTCCCACCGCCGAAGTCGAGCATGACGGCCTCGACATCAGCGAGCACGGGGAGCGCGCCTACAACCTGTGA
- a CDS encoding zinc-finger domain-containing protein: protein MMTPPTITRTSTARVSCDGAYDGIPAALGHPRVFLEIDEHGYVDCGYCDRRFILIGGPADGVDPATLPDIASGASA, encoded by the coding sequence ATGATGACGCCGCCGACCATCACCCGCACCTCGACCGCCCGCGTTTCGTGTGACGGTGCCTATGACGGTATTCCCGCCGCGCTGGGCCATCCGCGCGTGTTCCTGGAAATCGACGAGCATGGCTATGTCGATTGCGGCTATTGCGACCGGCGCTTCATCCTGATCGGTGGACCGGCCGATGGCGTCGATCCGGCCACCCTGCCCGACATCGCGTCTGGCGCCAGCGCCTGA